gAGCCGTTTTGCTGTGTTGATCTGCGGGGACAGCAGCAGGGTGCCCCGTGAGGCCCCGTGAGGCCCCTGGGCCCCAGAGGGCCGGGCGGAGCCGCAGACGGAGCCTCTGCTCGCAGCCCCACCTGGGCTTCCGACTGCTGCATGGCCTTCTCCTCCGCCTCCAGCTGCAGAACCGCGTACACGTCCTTCTCCATGGCCTCGATCTTGTCCCGAAACCTGAGGATGACGTCTCGGAGCAAGAGAACGAGAAGGTTTTAAAATGCAGGTGAAGACGCACACGGCACAGCTGATGGAATAGCGTAAACGTGTACTTGCTGATGGGAATTCCTGCTTTTCAGAGCCGACTTCCTCTCAGCAGCCCCCAAGGcttcctgtggctcctgggaTTCCCGACTCCCACCCTCTGGGCTCCTGCGACACTAAGCTTGCTGCTGCCACAGGGCCTTGGCCCTGCTCCCTCTCGGCTCAGAGGCCTTTCCCGAACAGCCTTTCTGTGGGAGGCACCGCTCACGCCCACCAGAGCGTCAGCCCTGCTGCGTCGCCGGCTGGATCCCCGCACCAGGCACAGGGTGGGACGCGCGGCTCCTTGCTGGGCAAAGGAGGTAAAAATGAACAAAGGCCTGAAAGGGCACGGTGCGAGCGGCGGCGAGCGCGCTGATGGAGAACCACAGCTTTACTTTCCTTACCGGTTCCCAACGATGAATGACTTTAAGGGGAACAGACTGAGCGCTGCTCcgctcctcctctgcccccaccgTGCAGAATTCCGCCCCAGCAGACACCTTTCCCGTAGGGAAACGTCTGAGTGGGCACTGCGTCTGCATCTCTATCATTCTTCCCTTCTGCCCACCCAGGAAGGCCGAAGGCCAGCAAAGGAGGTGAGACCTGCCCAGGGTCTCTCAGCGAGGAAGCGGCAGAGTTGAGCGTCcaacctggctcctgctggcaaagctcctgctcccagctgtgtgcctggccctgcccagccctgcccggccgCCCCTCACCCTGGGGCAGTATGCGGGCCTTCACAGGGGCCTTGGCGGCCTTCACGATCTCCTTCAGCATCTTGCGCTCCTCTTCTCCCACCAGAGACACCGAGCGCCCGGCCCTGCCGGCACGCGCGGTCCGCCCCACCCGGTGGACGTAATGTTTGATGGTGTTGGGCATCGTGAAATTGACAACCTACAAGATCAATGTGGAGCGTCAATCAGGTTAGGTGGAGCCAGGGGGGCCAAGGAGGCAGAGTTGAACCAGAAGTCCCAGGAAGACGGGCCCTGCTCACCGTTTTGACCCCTTCGATGTCAAGTCCACGGGCTGCCACATCTGTGGCCACCAGGACGTCAATCTGTTCATCCTTGAAGCGCCTAGAAATGGCCGCAGACAGACGCTCATCCAGATGCCAGACCCCAAGAATTCTCCAGCAGAGAACTGAGTGGGGCGTTAAAGCCACCAAAATGgcctggcactgtgacgcagcaggctgagccactgcctgggacacccacgtcccccactgaacgctggttcaagtcctggagaCACccattctgatccaactccctgctaatgcacctgcgaaccagcagatgagggctcacgttcctgggcccctgccacccacgtgggagacctggatggagttctgagctcctggcttcagcctggcccaggcttggccattgtggccatttggggagagaaccagcagatggaagatctgtctccctctgctcttcaaatacataaaccaaCAGACTGCAGGAAGGAGCGCGTGCAAAGGTGTCTGTGATGATGAGGAAGACGGGCAGAATTCTAGGGTATCCCTTGCCCACCAGCTGGGattccacatctttttttttttttttttttttttttttttcctgacaggcagagtggacagtgagagagagagacagagagaaaggtcttcctttgccgttggttcaccctccaatggctgccacggccggcgcgctacagctggtgcatcgcgctgatccgaaggcaggagccaggtacttctcctggtctcccatggggtgcagggcccaagcacttgggccatcctccactgcactcccgggccacagaagagagctggcctggaagaggagcaaccgggacagaatccagcgccctgaccgggactagaacccggtgtgccggagccgcaaggcggaggattagcctactgagctgcggcgccggccgggattCCACATCTTGTTCGCTCAGCCCCAGAGTGGCTGCTGCCGCGGGCAAGCTGGAGCCTGAGACCACACAGTGTCTTTCAGGTCAGGTTCCGGACGGGGCCCAGGTGGAAGGGGCGCCCTGGGCATGGGCACCTGGGAACAGGGCTGCTGCTCTCACCCAACCCCTGGGGTCCCGCCTGCCCCCGCCCGTTACCGGAGGGCCTCCAGCCGCTGCGTCTGCGACAGGTTGCCGTGGAGCTcgcccacctgcagccccaggaggcccaggaggATGTGCAGGCGGTGGGCCTGCTTCTTGGTCTGCGTGAAGAGCATCACGTGGTCGGTGAAGGTTCTGGTCAGCAgagctgcagggagggaggggcgctcTCAGCTGCTGCGACGCGTGGCTGCCGTGCCTGGCACCCGTCCTCGCGGCACAGCCGGAAAAGCCGACTCCCGAGAGCAGCGAGAGTGACCCCTTGGTCTTCACCTGCCACGATGGCTTCCCGGTCCCCTTCCCGGTTAGGCCGGATCCGGATGAACTCCTGCCGCAGGAAAGGGGCCACATCCGTGTTGCTGTTCACAAATATCCGGACGGGGTTCTTCAAGGAGACTGAAGCCAGATCCTTCACCTGCCGAGCACGAGGCCAGGGTCTCAGCTCCCCGCGGCCGGCAGCCGGGGAGGAGGCGGCTGCCCGGCCCGCAGCACCCCACCCGGGCGCCCCGGCCCACCTCGTCCGTCATGGTGGCCGAGAAGAGCATGGTCTGCCGGTGGTGCGAGCACATGCGGATGATCTCCTTCATCTGCTCCTCGAAGTACTCGTCCAGCAtcctggggagaggcaggacaCGCGGCCGTGGGCGGAGGCGCGCAGGCCGGGTCTGCTGGTGGCGGCCGTGGGCGGAGGCGCGCAGGCCGGGTCTGCTGGCCATGTTCAGACCTCCTCAGCTGCTCTCCACCTGTCACTCTGCAGCCATCCAGAACCACGCCTCCTGCACTGTAACTGGCTGCGGCGGCTCGCTGGGTTCCCTTAATCTggaacctccccctcccccttttccacACTCGGGATTTGTCTGTATTCCAGGGCCTGGATTCAGACAACTCGACACCGGCACGGTGCTACCAGGCAAGGGGGGCCCTCCCCCTCTCCAGCAGCAGACGCCAGCGGTCGCGTTCCAGAGCCAAGGGTGTGCGCGCGGCGTCCTGGTTACGGCAGCACCTGGGGGTCTCCCCGCTGCAGAGGAGTCTCCTTGCCGGCACCTGCCCCTGTGGCACAggccctccttcccctgcccccacgcTGCCTCAGCCTGGCGTGCCGTGAGACGCGGCATCTCGGAAGCACGGTTTCCAGCCTTTTAGCCCCGAGGCAAACACGGAATGCTCTCCTTTGCttctctgcctgctctgctggAGGCAGCCAATCGGGCCTTTAGCAACGGCACACagggcacctgctgtgcccaggcACAGGACTGAGGCGGAGGCCCCGTCTGGAGTACCGTGTTCTAGGGGGCGGGGACAGACTCAAATGCCCCAGGAACCCTCCAGGGACCGCGCAGGAGGACAGCGTCAAAGCACCTCGGAgacaaaagcagagagggagtgaggaaggCAGGAGCTGTCCCAACACGGTCAGCAAAGGCGTGTCCCAAGGACCAAGCATGCAACAGAAACCCAACAGGGACAGCAAAGTACTGCCCGCCAAGTAACAGCTGACACAGATGCCCCCGGAGGCCAGCGGGAGTTACCAACAGGTCAAAGGTCAGGTGTGAAAACAGGGAGACAAGGATGAACACCCTAACAACTGGGAGCGTGGAGGTGTCGTTCCTTGagattggggggtgggggcaggtgggatCAGAAGCCTGTTTACAACCTGTCTGTTCTGCGCTGCTTCAACAGGGAGCAGCCTGAGCACGCACTGGCTTATCTGTGACTTcctgccccgccccgcagccCACCGTCAATCCAGTGCATACAAGAGTTGATCCTCTTCTGCCTCAAGGGAGAGAGGTGACCAGGAGCAACATGTATAAAAGACAGAtggaggatggagagagggagccCCTGTGACAGCCACGGAGATGTCTGTGGGGCCTCGCTACGCAGTGGGTGCCACTCCCGCCTCCCTCATCCAAACAAGAACCAAGATCAGCTTTCCAAACCTCAGTGAGGAGGCAGCAGAGCACACATGACCTACCTTACAGCTCAACGGTcatcacacacacaggagggagagggagagggggggagagggagagagggagagagagggaggggggagagagggaggggggagagagggaggggggagagagggaggggggagagagggagagagagggagagagagggagagagggagagagggagagagagggaggggggagagagagggagagagagagagggggagagagggagagggagggagagagggaggggggagagagggagagagggagagggggagagagggagagagggagagggggagagagggagagagggagggagaaggggggagggagagagagggaggggggagagggagagagaaggagagagaaggagagagaaggagagagagggagagagggagaaagggagagggggagagagggagagagagggagagagagagaggaaaatcggGGCCCAATGTGAAGCGGCTCCCCACACCCGTGGCAAAGGCCAGGAGCACGCAGAAGCCTGCAGGCCCCGCATCCGGGTGCGGCCCCGCAGCCGCCTGAGGCGCACCTGTCGGCCTCATCCAGGATGAGCACCTCGATGCTGTTCAGGTGGAAGGAGGGGCAGTTGTGGAGGTGATCGATGAGCCGCCCCGGCGTGGCGATGAGGATGTCGGGCGCCGCCCGAAGAGCCGCCTCCTGAGACTTCACGTCCAGGCCACCTGCAGGGACAGCCCCAGCGGGTGGCCAGCTCAGTCACCCGCAGAGGGGGCTCAACGCCCACTCCACCGCACGCCCAGTGCAGACGAAACAGCTGAGAACAAGACTGACCCAGGCCCGCCCACGTGGACTTCACAACACGTGGAGAGGGACGGCAATTTCAGGACAACCGTGTAAATATGGACGTCAGAAAAGTGACAGAAACCTCCAAGGTCAAGAAGAAGCTGTGAAAATTACTGAAGCCTCCgcacacaggacaaaaaaaatcacctttgaCTTCCAACTGCACACGGAAGATAAGCTGCAGGTTGGAAAGCGCTCTCACAAAGCTTCAGCACAAAAACTCTGCCCAAAATAAAGCCTGCCTCATCATTCATGCTAAGAAGTTACAGACTAAGAGCAGGCATGTGGCATGGCGCTCAGGCAccactgggacacctgcatctgcaTCACAGGGGGTCAGGGGTCAaatcttggctccacttctgaccccagTTCCCAGCAAatgtgctgtgcaccctgggagccagcagcggAAGGCTcgaggccttgggtccctgcccccacgtgaggtcaggactgagttctgggcttctgctcttgacctggcctggccccagctgctgcaaatacttgggaagtgaaccaaaggatctGTTTCTCGctcagatatattttaaaaagaaagaaatctattttagtttttaaatatattttaagaagaaattacAACCTAAGTTTGTTCAGTACCAAGAACGATCGTCCCATAATTTTGACACATTTTTTAAGGCTGATTAAGTCCCAATCAGACTTCTCCCATTCCCCTACTGTGAAAACAGGACATCCGGTTTGTACGTGGATCCACTCGACAGAGGCCTTTCTGAGCAGCCGGCTCCCCCGGGAGAGACCCGCACTCGGCTGGAAACTCACCCACCGCCAGGCACGTGGTGATGCTGCAGAACTGCGCCAGCTGCTTGGTCACGGAGTGCACCTGGATGCCCAGCTCGCGCGTGGgaaccagcaccagcacccgggTGACGGGCGCCTGGCGGGGCTTGTAGATCAGCCGCTCCAACACGGGCAGCGCGAAAGCAGCCGTCTTACCTGGCGGGGGAGCGGCAGGAAAGCAGGAAGAGATCCGGGCCTGAATGAACGGCTACAGCCCCCAACACCCACGCGGCCGCTCCGGGACCGCTTCACAGCCCTCAAGCTACACGGTGGATGCCAAAACCTGGAACCACAGAACCACCGGCCCCGGGCAGCGGGTGGAGAAGGTCGCCTCGAAGGTGACCGCGTCCTAAAGCTGTAGCCATGAAATGCATGAGGAGTATACCTTGAATAAAAGGTTTCGGGGGGAAAAAGGAGAGGAGGGCCCTAGGTCTCGATCTTAGTCTTTGGTGGAcaggaatattaaaaaaaaaaaaatgttttgatgtAGTAACATACACACTGTCttctaacttttctttttctcaagaaaacatgaatatatatcttcttatttttaaaaaaagtactctaTTGTTTCAAATGGCTGCACAGCGCTATAGGACATGACAGCTCTCCTCTATGACCAAGGACCCCAAGGCTGATGATCGGGCTACTTTCCAGTAACAACATGGGGCACGGGTAAGGGCCCCTCCCGGGGCCCACGGGGCTACAGGGCCCACGGGGCTGCACGAAGACGAACTTCACCAGACCCCAAAACCTGCGCCTCCTCCCATTTCCTTTAGAAACCTGAGTAGGCTGTGCATCTAGTTAACACCAAGGCCAAGGTCCTGGTTTGGATGTTGCCCTATGGTTACACGAGATGTCACCAGGCGAGAAGGATTAGAGTCTCcaccgggccagcgctgtggcagtcCACACAATGCTGGCTGCTGACTCTTCCTAGTCTCCCCCAACACCCACCAGCAGAGGCCCCTCTTTGTCACCCCCCAGTTCCCTCCAGCTACAGCCACAAGGAAAAGGCGCAGAAAGCAAGAAAACATTCTATAAAACGCTGCCGTGGGGACACAACAGAAACTGGCCAGCTCCAAGTGTCCCCAAGTCTCCAAAAGCCCAACATGAAAATTCCTGCAGACGTTATCAACAGTTCCAAAACACAAGGCCTGTTAGCCCAGCGGCATTCCGGGAAGTCGACCTGGAGCCCAGCCCGGGGACGCCATCCTCCCTCCCCTGGCCACACCTGTCCCGGTGGCTGCGCAGGCGCAGATGTCCTTTCCCAGCAGACCCACGGGTATGCACGCCTTCTGGATTGGGGTGGGCTGCTTGAAGCCCATGGCAGAGATGGCCTGGAGAGGAAAGACAGgatcagctgggggtgggggggcggtggCAGGCCAGGCGCAGGCCAAAACCAGTCACCAGGGAAGTCACTCAAACTACAGCAATCCTCCCGACACTCATCCACACAGGGCAGCTGAGAGCACGGGGTCTCAGAGCTGGCCAGGCACCCGGCACACAGCAGGAAGTGACAGAAACGAAATCCCTGCCCTCAGGAACCTTATGATGTGGTGACATGAGACAGACCAAGAAACAGGCCACACGAGACAAACACCAGCGAAGGATCTGGATGGTCCAGGGGCCGGGGAGGCGGCCTGAGGGGTGCAGTCAACTCGGGAGAGCCCAGGGAGGCCCCTTGAACCCTGAGGAGGGCAGGGGACACTCGCCAGGCTTCCGGAAGAAGAGGCTTccgggcagagggaggagcccgGGGCCTCGGGCATCAGCATGGAGGCAGAGTGGCCACAGAATGAGCGCCAAGGAGACATCAT
The window above is part of the Oryctolagus cuniculus chromosome 11, mOryCun1.1, whole genome shotgun sequence genome. Proteins encoded here:
- the DDX27 gene encoding probable ATP-dependent RNA helicase DDX27, which gives rise to MRSGRRADWGRTDGRCASGSGCGFTMLAELGLIGTIGEDDEVPVEPESDSGDEEEEGPIVLGRKQKALQKNRSADFNPDFIFTEKEGAYDGSWALAEVMSQLKRKRAATTLDEKIEKVRKKRKLEDKEAKSGKLEKETEAKEGPEPAGPEEPAGRDEEGSEDEEPETDYSSAEEDILTKADTLKVKEKKKKKKKGQEMGGFFEDASQYDESLSFQDMNLSRPLLKAISAMGFKQPTPIQKACIPVGLLGKDICACAATGTGKTAAFALPVLERLIYKPRQAPVTRVLVLVPTRELGIQVHSVTKQLAQFCSITTCLAVGGLDVKSQEAALRAAPDILIATPGRLIDHLHNCPSFHLNSIEVLILDEADRMLDEYFEEQMKEIIRMCSHHRQTMLFSATMTDEVKDLASVSLKNPVRIFVNSNTDVAPFLRQEFIRIRPNREGDREAIVAALLTRTFTDHVMLFTQTKKQAHRLHILLGLLGLQVGELHGNLSQTQRLEALRRFKDEQIDVLVATDVAARGLDIEGVKTVVNFTMPNTIKHYVHRVGRTARAGRAGRSVSLVGEEERKMLKEIVKAAKAPVKARILPQDVILRFRDKIEAMEKDVYAVLQLEAEEKAMQQSEAQINTAKRLLEKGKEAPGQEPERSWFQTKEERKKEKIAKALQEFDLALRGKKKRKKFMKDAKKKGEMTAEERSQFEILKAQMFAERLAKRNRRAKRARAMPEEEPVRGPAQKPEPRKKSVFDEELTNTSRRALKQYRAGPSFEERKRLGLAHQRRGGTFKSKSRYKRK